The following is a genomic window from Hippoglossus stenolepis isolate QCI-W04-F060 chromosome 14, HSTE1.2, whole genome shotgun sequence.
TAGGAAGGAATGCAGCGATTATGTATTAAATATGTAAACCCGTTGTTGTGACTCAGTAATTCTTTAGAGAGCTGATTGAGGCCCTGCTGGctgtgggaaacacacacacacacacactcacacttgctAGATTTCCCCCCATTTGTGACTGACCTCTGCGCAGCCATTGGTCAACTTCCTTCCTGCGAGTGTTTCCTGGCGCACGTTGTGTCATGGCAGAACCCCGTCAGTAAGGGAAGCAGCATCTGTTcggcactaacacacacacacacacacacacacattcaccagcAAACTCCCGTCACTGGTTTGAGTTTCCTGGCTCCACAGCTGCTCCGACCCTGCCCTCCCCTGCGTCTCTTCCTTCGCGGGTCTCCTCGGCCCACTCCACTCCTCGGCTCTCTTCCCTGCGGCTGCGTGTGCGTCTCTGGGTGAACAATGTGTTGCTCGGTGGGCTTCGCCAGGACTCTGGGTCTGGCACTGCTGCCTCTGGCCCTCTGCTGTATCCTTgccaacctgctgctgctgtttcctaTGGGGGAAATCACCTACATCCAGCAGGACCGCCTGGCCAGCTACATCTGGTACTTTGGTGGACTAGGAGGCGGAGGAATCCTGGTGAGTAGAAACAAGGAGATTCTGGATTCTTTCCCAGTTTAGTTCCCACGAAGACGTCCACTAGTTGGATAATCTCGTTTTGTTAGATTTATTCTATTGGCTgctttttttacagttttagtCAGTTTATTCAAATGGCCACTTTAATTGTCGGGGAAATCCAAAGCAAATGTAGGTGGCAGTGACACATTGTAAAGACAGCTGAGCTCCAGTTATTCCATTTCATCACCAGTATTTTGACCACACTTCAATTAAGATCAAAATATAGTGGAAACTTTAACTAAACTCAATGGAGCCTTTAACAGTATCACGGGATAACTTGACTTTAACTGGATGCAATTTAAAGTTACCTCcatatttttaaaatttacaTAGAATTTTTCTCAACagttattaaagttattttaaaaagtttatgtagtaaagtaaaaaaaaagaatctttgAATGAGATGGAAAAAACTTGACATTCAGACTCAGGTGCTGTATTTTTGAGTTGTTGCCATTTTCTGCCACTTCAATGATGTCGGTGCTTCCTGCAGGTGCTTCACAGTAAAAGAGGGATTTGGCTCCATGAGCTGATGgaatattcattttataatgtGAACTATGGACGAAATCATTGAAATCGAACAGGAGCCACCGCAAACGGGAGCAGATCAATAAAAACGTCAGACTCTAAAACAGGGGAATTTAGAAATTCAAGTTAAAATCCTCAACGTTGTTTCTTTACatacagaaaactgaaaaatccaTTAAAATATGACAAGTTGTTAATTAAGCTTTTGAagagaaaaatgtcaatttCTAGGTAAAGTAAAGATTTGTATCCTCATGTTATATGATATAGAATTTGTCTTGTTCTATATAAAAGTATAACATCTGACTTTGATTATGACAAAAATAATCACCGATGAATGAAGAGAGGTAAAGGTTaaagtaggaggaggaggatttggaTACTCCGCCTTTGTTCCACCCATTAAATTATCAGTTTGGATTATCTGCTGCGTCAGAGGCTGAAATGGGTGCAGGTTTAATTGGGGTCACTGGTTTCGAGATTACTCAGAGAAACTCTCATTAGCTCACGATAAGATTTTCTTTGAAACCTGTAAAACATTCGCAGGTTGTTTGACGCCGTCTGAACCGTGTGAAAGTAAAACTCTTCAGAAGAGTCGGTTGTGTTATGAATCCCATGTTTTCCCGCCTCATTGTGCAGATTCAGACGCTGGTGCACGTCGACCCTGTGGTGGCAGCGTGTCTGTAgactctttatttctctttattataCGGTTCATGTCCAACAAATGCTGCTATTTCTAACTAGattttctcttcacagatgtAGTTTCACCCTTACTTTGCACACAACAGAAGTTTTAactcataaaaacacagtagGGCACCAAAAAGataattattttgtctttagCACCATTCAGACGGAgtgcgtttgtgtttgtgtgtcgagAACAATGCTGTGTTGTGTGAGTTTGCAGTTAATCTGTGTGCTCCACATGCAGCTGATCTGACGGGTTTATGCTCCGAGCAGAAAGGTTCTTTCAGTTTGGTCTCAAGCGGGAACAGAGGagggcttgttttttttttctcctccagacGAGATTAACCGAGCTGAATGATCACTCTGTGGgacacttgtttttatttcatatacgTGGTGCAAGTAAAAAGACAACACTGGTCAGAACAAGTGAGCGTGCAACTGAAATACTCTATACTTTAATATGAAGCGTTTCTCATCTGCTTGACTTCTATTATTTCCAAACATGACCTCGTCGTCATTTtggtttttcctcctttttctaaAACAACTTTTGCTTCGCTGTCCTCAGTTTTTCCCTCGTGaccttttctcctttctttgtGGAATGACAGAACTTTAAAGAGTCAAAGAACAAATCGAACCCctctgagaaaaaaatctatctttagcttccttccttccctccctcgctcgtagttcccctcttcctctcttcctttctcgCTGAGCACTTCCCTCCACATTGTCagcccttccctccctccctccctccgtctccctccctctctctctctgcctctggtGAAGGGTGACGTTTAGCGGGACATCCAGgatgtgaatataaagatgCTCCTGATCTTTGTGTGCTTGTTGAACCTTGGGAACTTCCCTCCCCTCTGTTAGGATGTGATTAAAAGACAGCAGCGCCGGAAAGAGGAGCGGAGGGGAAAACAGACTCAGACACAAACGGATGGAGAGTTGCCTCGTTTgtatctcagctgctgctgtagcaCAGACTGTAACACAGCGTTTATGGAGCCATCTTTCTTATTTGTCCTTCGTCATTATATTCCACAATAAATCATGTTTCATTTGCTCTTTTAATCCACCATGTCCTGACTTTATGGTTTTACGGCTCTaagtcaaactgtgtttttagcaACGCACTGTGTTGATCCGACAGCTGGTGCAGCGGGAAACAGCTCAGCGGTTATCACATGGATGAAGTTTAATGACTTTCTCTCTGGACCTGCACCAACAACAGTTCACTAATTTCTGTGGACAAATTAAACTGATTACCTGATTACCAGTCTaccaaactttgtttttttacatttaaaggaGAGATAAtgcttttccagtttttctttcctttcgtGTGTTATATCGGTTTTTCAaggaattttatttttcatgtaataacccaaattaaaaccATGAATGTGAGtataaaatgtctaaatataTGAAAATTCACAGCGGCATGAAAAAGCAAATGTCTGATCTGAGGGATGTTAAGTTATTGTCCTGTGACTCTTAACATGTCGCTCAGAATGACACAACTGAGCCTGAGTTCAGCTGATCAAGAAAAAGACCAACGAGTCAGATCTGACAAATCAAACTGCTGAGTctgaaaaaattataataataataaaagtaaattgaGCCCGATACACAGATGgcgatgatggtgatgatgctgatgatacGAGCCTGTGGGTCATGCATTACAACACAACTGTCCCTGCAcaccccctcttctctctccccctctctcccccattcctctcctctcagcccAACTCAAACCAAAGAgagttattttagtttttctctctgtcgctgctcattgtgggaaccaGATCTGGACCTGACCGTGTGAAATCCCCTGAGATAATGTACGTTGGCTTTTGGATGTGTGCAAATAAAGTTTAGTTGAACTCGGGTCCTTTGAAAGGTTGTATATCTGTCCTCGACTaacaaaagacacatttcaaacCTGCTATCAATTGTTCCTTATTTCCTCGCTGCTTACATCATGTCATCCACGATGCACGAGAAACAAGTGAAAGTATTTGTTCAGGAACTGTAGTGAAACATtgccctttgtgtgtgtttgcagatgctGCTTCCGGCTGTTGTCTTCATCACTCTGGGGAAATGTAGCTGCTGCTGGAATGAGAGTTTAATGGTGAGAGTCTTATTAatctatgtattttttaattatttatttatacttatctcattttgctgttttttaataacCTGCTAAATAATCCAGTCGTCATTAAACCACACTGCGTCTTTCTGGGGGCAGAATGCTGATTCTAATCCATCTTTAATAATCCAGCTATGATAATTCAACAAGGGTCCCGTTGTTGCGTAACAAATTAATCTTAAATCACACccacagctgcagtgtttgtgtctttacttTAGTTCAGTTATTACGTTTCCTACCAAAGGAAACTATGTTGTGCAGCAGAGAATCAACAATCCAAACCACATAAAACCATATATGCAAatcaaacagtgtgtgtctctctgtgtgtgtgtgtgtgtgtgtgtgtgtgtagcagctgTTAATATCTGAGAAATGAAACAGCTGCTTCTTTGTAAAAGACGGTTGCACAAATATCCAAACACGTGcgtgttctctgtgtgtgtctgtgtgtaaagatGTGCGGCTCCGTGCTGGCAGCTGTCGTCGGCCTCGTGGGCTCCAGCTACTGTTTCGTCATGTCGGGGTTCGCCTTGGTGCAGGGGCCGCAGTGCTTCACCTCGTACGGATGGTCGTACCCGTTTGCAGACAAGGGGGGCAGGTAGGAGCATACTGtcataataattcatattaacCTGTAATAAATTAACGATGATTAACAAGAGCAAAAGTACCTGACAAATGATTCCTAATTGATATCAGCATCATACAGGAAGTTGACAGAAACGAGTGGAAAATGCTTTTATCTGATGATTGAAATAACAAAGCAAGCAGAGCATTTCTGTCCAGTACATAAAAACCTATTTGTCTCATGGATTGAGCAGCGAGTCTCTTTAAAATccagatattttatattttgatctgcaccaacttGCACATACACATCAAGATTTATGCATTATTAAAAATCCCtttctcgcaatgttaaagacaagTGATAAAGAAATCCCTGGATCTGGGGTCAAGCCTCacttttccctctcctctctctctctctctctctctctctctgcgtccCAGGTATCTGCTGCAGCCAGAGACGTGGTCGCAGTGTCTCCAGCCGCTTCACATCGTGGAGTGGAACGTGGCTCTGCTGTGCATTTTGCTGGGTTTGGCCGCGCTGGAGTTCatcatctgtctcctgcagctcgGCAACGGTTTGGTCAACGCCGTGTGCCGGCCCTGCTGCTATAAGCAGGAGTACAGTCTGAATatgtagacaaacacacacacaccctcacctgCACAGACGTACTAGTTGTGCACgtgaacatttaaaaagccTCATCGCCTATagcaccatgtgtgtgtgtgtgtgtgtatgagtacaacacaacacactgtttagacacattcacacatgctcTGTCATGGACGTCTGACAACcatgtcagctgtgtgtgacCATTTCCAAGTTTGCAGTCAtcgatttgtgtgtgtgtgtgtgtgtgtgtgtgtgtgtgtgtgtgtgtgtgtgtgtgtgtgtgtgtgtgcgcgtgcgtgcgcgtgtgtgtgtgtgttctgtccaCTCCACAGGAAAAGCAGGATGTACTTCATTATATTTGGAGTGTCAGTGATAATTACAGTAACAATCTAGAAATAACAATCTAATGTAGTGCACAGGACAATGGGTCGCACAGAGTTTATAGCGTAATTGTCACGCAACACAGCCTGTTGCGTGACAACTTTAGTCCTGACAAAAAAAGCTTCCATCATGAAGTACAGTGAAGTGTCCTTTTCTGTTGGATTATGTGTTAcaagcagatgtgtgtgtgtgtgtgtgtgtgtgtgcgtgtgcgtgcatttGTTCTCAGTCTCACAGTATTTTGTTGtaaattgtctttatttcctTCAGATCCTAGTTAAGTGttaacacattttatatatattttagtgaCATATTTTTATAATGTATGTTTCTATGTGCTGccttgaataataaaaaaacaactgtttccATTTATACATCCGGTGTTTGATTACGGTcgagagaaaaacaatcaaCTGTCTATGGTTTACAGCCTCCTTCATGtcaacagatgggacatggaccaaagtaaaaaaaatcaaagtacactttaaataaaattttCTA
Proteins encoded in this region:
- the tm4sf18 gene encoding transmembrane 4 L6 family member 18, which produces MCCSVGFARTLGLALLPLALCCILANLLLLFPMGEITYIQQDRLASYIWYFGGLGGGGILMLLPAVVFITLGKCSCCWNESLMMCGSVLAAVVGLVGSSYCFVMSGFALVQGPQCFTSYGWSYPFADKGGRYLLQPETWSQCLQPLHIVEWNVALLCILLGLAALEFIICLLQLGNGLVNAVCRPCCYKQEYSLNM